In Porites lutea chromosome 1, jaPorLute2.1, whole genome shotgun sequence, a single genomic region encodes these proteins:
- the LOC140925931 gene encoding uncharacterized protein: protein MLKESFFFLRSYKYEHFKRNFFCGTNVEGGVGHHFPCFWVLPRPQQSWFDIHYFDATIPGDYFRCQLRLNRNTFSVLLNILRPRLTRQNTQLRDCVTLEKLLALGLYRLAHGNSYITIGPNFNVGKSTVIEAVQDVVEALCDLRNEYIKFPSTNREVLATRETFDDLTDLPNVVGAIDGTHVKIKTPKESGPDYFSRLQQHDVVVQAVADGEKRFLDVAAGFPWSMHDSGVLRNSSLYRRITNNELFLGPTVRVAGREIRPVLLGESAYPLSTWLLKPYYEGTNEPEEINFNGELSRARVSVECAFGILKGRWRILQKRLDSDIAFTNQIIITCCLLHNFCIEAGDLWDDDDDDDDEDGNDDDFPVRDGNADGADLRDFLKNYLWNL, encoded by the coding sequence ATGCTCAAAGAGTCATTCTTCTTTCTTCGCTCATACAAATACGAGCACTTCAAGCGCAACTTCTTTTGTGGAACCAACGTTGAAGGAGGCGTCGGACATCACTTTCCCTGTTTTTGGGTTTTGCCAAGACCACAGCAATCGTGGTTTGACATACACTATTTTGATGCTACAATTCCAGGAGACTATTTCAGGTGTCAACTCCGCTTAAACAGAAATACGTTCTCGGTGCTATTGAATATTCTTCGCCCGCGCCTGACAAGACAAAACACGCAATTGCGTGACTGTGTGACACTGGAAAAACTTTTGGCATTGGGACTGTATCGCTTGGCACATGGAAATTCCTACATAACGATAGGCCCAAATTTTAATGTAGGAAAAAGTACAGTTATTGAGGCGGTCCAAGATGTTGTTGAAGCATTATGCGACTTAAGAAATGAGTACATCAAGTTTCCTTCGACAAATAGAGAAGTTCTGGCCACTCGTGAAACTTTTGATGATTTAACGGATCTCCCAAACGTGGTAGGAGCCATCGATGGAACACACGTGAAAATTAAAACTCCCAAGGAAAGCGGACCCGATTATTTTAGTCGACTGCAGCAGCACGATGTTGTTGTCCAAGCGGTAGCTGACGGAGAAAAACGATTTTTGGATGTCGCCGCTGGCTTCCCATGGAGCATGCACGATTCCGGAGTCTTGAGAAATAGTTCACTTTATCGAAGAATTACCAATAATGAGCTGTTCCTCGGACCAACTGTGAGAGTTGCTGGGAGGGAGATTAGACCCGTTTTGTTAGGCGAGAGTGCCTATCCCCTCTCTACGTGGTTATTAAAACCGTACTACGAGGGTACTAATGAACCAGAGGAAATCAACTTTAACGGAGAACTTTCACGTGCAAGGGTATCAGTAGAGTGTGCATTCGGTATACTGAAAGGACGTTGGAGAATTCTCCAGAAACGACTTGATAGTGATATAGCATTTACCAATCAGATCATCATCACATGTTGTTTGCTCCACAATTTTTGCATTGAAGCCGGAGATTTAtgggatgatgatgatgatgacgatgatgaagatGGAAATGATGACGATTTTCCTGTCCGAGATGGGAATGCTGATGGAGCGGATTTAAGagactttttaaagaattatcttTGGAATTTGTAG